In Polaromonas sp. JS666, one genomic interval encodes:
- a CDS encoding ABC transporter substrate-binding protein: MRLSSASKSGKNGLLGLVLAALFAVTAPMASAQEFKLAMSSPPTSLDPHFYNLFPNLNVSDHVFETLVTMDADSRVIPGLAESWTLVNNLTWEFKLRKGVKFHDGSEMTAEDIAWSMDRPSTIVGSPGKFDVYTKAIINKKIIDPYTIRFTTKEPYPLMLADLTSVYIVSKKATTGITSDDFSSGKGMVGTGPFKFVRYQRDDRIELDRNDSYWGKKAAWSKVTMRFIPNGATRLAALLAGDVQAIENVPTPDLAKVRSDASIALYSKVSHRLIYLYPDTKRDKSPFVTDKDGKALDKNPLQDQRVRAALSMAINREAIRDRVMEGLSEPTNNLVPKTLFGHNPALKSVKYDPDGAKKLLATAGYPNGFGLTLHTPNNRYVNDEKIAQTIAQMFSRIGVATKVEGLPMSVYSARGAKSEYSMGLLGWGAQTGEVSSPLRALLACDNPAKGLGGFNWLKYCSPKMDELLQKALNTVDDKARLALLQDASAIAINDGGLIPIHQQVTTWATKKGIAYIPRTDERTHAYGFIQQ, translated from the coding sequence ATGCGTCTGTCGTCAGCATCGAAATCGGGGAAAAATGGTTTGCTCGGGCTGGTGCTCGCCGCACTGTTTGCGGTCACCGCGCCCATGGCCTCTGCGCAGGAATTCAAGCTGGCGATGAGCTCGCCGCCGACCTCGCTGGATCCGCATTTCTACAACCTGTTTCCGAACCTGAATGTTTCCGATCATGTGTTTGAAACCCTGGTTACCATGGATGCCGACAGCCGGGTGATTCCCGGTCTGGCCGAGTCCTGGACGCTGGTCAATAACCTGACCTGGGAATTCAAGCTGCGCAAAGGCGTCAAGTTTCACGATGGCAGCGAGATGACCGCCGAAGACATTGCCTGGTCGATGGACAGGCCCTCGACCATCGTTGGCAGCCCCGGCAAGTTCGATGTCTACACCAAGGCCATCATCAACAAGAAAATCATCGACCCCTACACCATCCGCTTCACCACCAAGGAGCCTTACCCGCTCATGCTGGCCGACTTGACCTCCGTTTACATCGTGTCCAAAAAGGCCACCACGGGCATTACGAGCGATGATTTTTCCAGCGGCAAGGGCATGGTGGGTACCGGCCCCTTCAAGTTTGTCAGGTACCAGAGGGATGACCGGATCGAGCTTGATCGCAACGACAGTTACTGGGGCAAAAAGGCGGCCTGGTCCAAAGTGACCATGCGCTTCATTCCGAATGGTGCAACGCGCCTGGCGGCGTTGCTGGCCGGCGATGTGCAGGCAATTGAAAACGTGCCAACGCCTGACCTGGCGAAGGTGCGTTCCGATGCCAGCATTGCGCTGTACTCCAAAGTCTCGCACCGCCTGATCTATCTGTACCCCGACACCAAGCGCGACAAGTCTCCGTTTGTGACCGACAAGGACGGCAAGGCCCTCGACAAGAACCCGCTGCAGGACCAGCGCGTGCGCGCCGCGCTGTCGATGGCGATCAACCGCGAGGCGATTCGTGACCGCGTGATGGAAGGGCTGTCGGAGCCCACCAACAACCTGGTGCCCAAAACGCTGTTCGGCCACAACCCGGCCTTGAAGTCCGTCAAGTACGACCCGGACGGTGCCAAAAAGCTGCTGGCGACGGCCGGTTATCCGAACGGATTCGGGCTGACGCTGCACACACCGAACAACCGCTATGTGAACGATGAAAAAATCGCACAGACCATTGCGCAGATGTTCTCGCGCATTGGCGTGGCCACCAAGGTTGAAGGCTTGCCGATGTCGGTGTATTCAGCCCGCGGTGCCAAAAGTGAATACTCCATGGGTTTGCTGGGTTGGGGCGCACAAACCGGCGAAGTCTCCTCGCCGCTGCGTGCCCTGCTGGCCTGTGACAACCCGGCCAAAGGCCTGGGCGGTTTCAACTGGCTCAAATACTGCAGCCCGAAGATGGATGAGCTGCTGCAAAAAGCCCTGAACACGGTTGACGACAAGGCGCGACTGGCGCTGCTGCAGGATGCCAGCGC
- a CDS encoding IS4-like element ISPosp1 family transposase encodes MDRNARNAFHQRQVRIKRQTKATHAVEFFNVLTSPELLETTEALLPEHRERLYPPTVALSMFMRQVLEADGSCQKAVNGWAAQRAADGLRPCSVRTGGYCRARQRLPLEMVGTLTRETGRLLHEKALAQWLWRGRAVKLVDGTGISMPDTPENQERYPQPSTQAPGVGFPLARLVMVICLATGAALDMAVGPHSGKGSGELGLVRRLLAGFCPGDVMLADALYCNYFLIASLMAAGVDVLFEQNGSRITDFRRGQSLGPRDHIVRWPKPPRPEWMTPEQYTGFPDELTVREVKVAHQVLVTTLLDYRKVSKNDLSALYARRWNVELDLRNLKTTTGMDVLSCQTPQMNEKQLWVHLLAYNVIRLLMAQAARNVGIDPRELSFKHTVQLWTEWVSRGLSATKEGGRLFTLIAQCRVGNRSARMEPRMRKRRPKPYPWLKVPRAYARRKIKIHGHDWEPK; translated from the coding sequence ATGGATCGTAACGCCCGAAACGCTTTTCATCAACGTCAAGTCCGTATCAAACGCCAGACCAAGGCGACGCATGCGGTGGAGTTCTTCAACGTACTGACGAGTCCTGAGTTGCTGGAGACGACCGAGGCGCTGCTGCCCGAGCACCGCGAGCGGCTGTATCCGCCCACGGTTGCACTGTCGATGTTCATGCGCCAGGTGCTGGAGGCTGATGGCTCGTGCCAGAAGGCGGTCAATGGCTGGGCCGCGCAACGCGCGGCCGATGGTTTGAGGCCATGCAGCGTTCGTACCGGCGGGTACTGCCGGGCTCGCCAGCGCCTGCCGCTGGAGATGGTCGGTACGCTGACACGCGAAACAGGCCGCTTGCTCCACGAGAAGGCGCTGGCGCAATGGCTATGGCGTGGGCGCGCGGTCAAGCTGGTGGACGGCACCGGCATCTCGATGCCCGATACTCCCGAGAACCAGGAACGTTATCCCCAGCCCAGCACCCAGGCGCCTGGAGTAGGCTTTCCGCTGGCGCGACTGGTCATGGTGATTTGTCTGGCAACCGGCGCGGCGCTGGATATGGCGGTAGGGCCACACAGCGGCAAGGGCAGCGGCGAACTCGGGCTTGTGCGCCGTCTGCTCGCAGGCTTCTGCCCAGGTGATGTGATGCTTGCCGATGCCCTGTACTGCAACTATTTCTTGATCGCCTCCCTGATGGCCGCAGGCGTGGATGTGTTGTTCGAGCAAAACGGATCGCGCATCACCGACTTTCGCCGTGGTCAGTCGCTGGGACCACGCGATCACATCGTGCGCTGGCCTAAACCGCCCCGCCCAGAGTGGATGACGCCTGAGCAGTACACGGGCTTTCCCGATGAGCTAACGGTGCGCGAAGTCAAAGTAGCTCACCAGGTATTGGTCACCACACTGCTTGACTATCGCAAGGTCAGCAAGAACGATCTCTCGGCGCTGTACGCGCGTCGCTGGAACGTCGAACTCGATCTGCGCAACCTCAAGACCACCACGGGCATGGATGTGCTGAGCTGCCAGACGCCGCAGATGAACGAAAAACAGCTATGGGTTCATCTGCTGGCCTACAACGTGATTCGGTTGCTCATGGCGCAGGCCGCCCGCAATGTCGGCATAGACCCGCGTGAGCTGAGCTTCAAGCACACCGTACAACTGTGGACCGAGTGGGTCTCGCGCGGTCTGTCGGCCACGAAGGAAGGCGGGCGGCTGTTCACATTGATCGCCCAGTGCAGGGTGGGCAATCGATCCGCACGCATGGAGCCGCGAATGCGAAAGCGACGACCCAAACCCTACCCGTGGCTAAAGGTCCCGCGTGCGTATGCTCGCCGGAAAATCAAGATACATGGTCACGACTGGGAGCCAAAGTAA
- a CDS encoding Tex family protein, with protein MQKIIRQIATEIKVQEHQVKAAVELLDGGATVPFVARYRKEATGGLDDIQLRELEYRLGYLRELEERREAVLKSIEEQGKLTPELRAAIELAATKQDLEDLYLPYKPKRRTKGQIAREAGIEPLADKLFADPSLNPAEEAVAFVKTEKNESDTHNVSDFTTVQAVLDGVRDILSERWAEDAALVQSLRNWLWNEGLFSSKMVTGKDENHPDNAKFRDYFDYDEPIGRVPSHRALAVFRGRGLEILDAKLVLPEPPESGKPTGAKATPTVSLAEGKIALHLGWSHKMRAADDLIRKCVAWTWRVKLSLSLERDLFTRLREEAEKVAIKVFADNLRDLLLAAPAGPRVVMGLDPGIRTGVKVAVVDATGKLVETATVYPHEPRKDWDGSLHALAKLCEKHGVNLIAIGNGTASRETDKLAADLIKLMAKVEQAIEKVVVSEAGASVYSASEFASQEMPDVDVSLRGAASIARRLQDPLAELVKIDPKSIGVGQYQHDVNQSDLARSLDTVVEDCVNSVGVDLNTASVPLLARVSGLSQTVAKSVVRWRDANGAFASRADLLKVTGLGAKTFEQSAGFLRLRTQGPGSNPLDMTGVHPETYPVVEKIMAHTGKPVAELMGRAEMLKTLKPELFANEKFGVITVRDIIAELEKPGRDPRPDFKVARFNEGVEDIRDLKEGMTLEGTVSNVAAFGAFVDIGVHQDGLVHVSQLANKFVNDAREVVKTGDIVKVRVTEVDVARKRIGLTMKLGDAPPRRDGPRDNRFESARPGSQSRGGGSYGARPNAPQPSAATAMESAFSKLAALKK; from the coding sequence ATGCAAAAAATCATCCGCCAGATCGCTACAGAAATCAAAGTCCAGGAGCACCAGGTCAAGGCAGCTGTGGAACTGCTGGACGGCGGCGCCACCGTACCCTTTGTGGCGCGTTACCGCAAGGAAGCCACTGGCGGGCTCGACGATATCCAGCTGCGCGAACTGGAATACCGGCTGGGCTACCTGCGCGAACTCGAAGAGCGCCGTGAAGCGGTCCTCAAAAGCATTGAAGAGCAGGGCAAACTCACCCCTGAACTGCGCGCGGCCATTGAGCTGGCGGCCACCAAGCAGGATCTGGAAGACCTGTACCTGCCCTACAAACCCAAACGCCGCACCAAGGGGCAAATTGCGCGCGAAGCGGGTATTGAGCCCCTGGCCGACAAGCTGTTTGCAGATCCCTCGCTGAATCCGGCGGAAGAGGCCGTGGCCTTTGTGAAGACTGAGAAGAACGAAAGCGACACTCACAACGTTAGCGATTTCACCACGGTGCAGGCTGTGCTTGACGGCGTGCGCGATATCTTGAGCGAGCGCTGGGCCGAGGACGCTGCGCTGGTGCAGTCACTGCGCAACTGGCTGTGGAATGAGGGCCTGTTTTCATCCAAGATGGTGACGGGCAAGGACGAGAACCACCCCGACAACGCGAAGTTCCGCGACTACTTTGACTACGACGAACCCATCGGCCGCGTGCCGTCGCACCGCGCTCTGGCTGTGTTTCGCGGCCGCGGGCTGGAGATTCTGGATGCCAAGCTAGTGCTGCCGGAGCCACCCGAGTCCGGCAAACCCACGGGAGCGAAGGCGACCCCTACGGTGTCTTTGGCCGAAGGCAAGATTGCGCTGCACCTGGGCTGGAGCCACAAGATGCGCGCGGCTGACGACCTGATCCGCAAATGCGTGGCCTGGACCTGGCGCGTCAAGCTCAGCCTCTCGCTGGAACGCGACCTGTTTACCCGCCTGCGCGAAGAAGCCGAAAAGGTCGCCATCAAGGTGTTTGCCGACAACCTGCGTGACCTGTTGCTGGCGGCCCCTGCTGGCCCGCGCGTGGTGATGGGCCTGGATCCGGGCATTCGCACTGGCGTGAAGGTGGCGGTGGTCGATGCGACCGGCAAGCTGGTGGAAACCGCCACGGTCTACCCGCACGAGCCGCGCAAGGACTGGGACGGCTCACTCCATGCCCTGGCCAAGCTCTGCGAAAAACACGGCGTGAACCTGATCGCCATTGGCAACGGTACGGCCAGCCGGGAGACCGACAAGCTGGCGGCCGACCTGATCAAGCTGATGGCCAAGGTCGAGCAGGCAATTGAAAAGGTTGTGGTCAGTGAAGCCGGCGCCTCGGTCTATTCCGCCAGCGAATTTGCCTCGCAGGAGATGCCTGACGTGGACGTGAGCCTGCGCGGCGCGGCGAGCATTGCGCGCCGCCTGCAGGACCCGCTGGCCGAACTTGTCAAGATTGACCCGAAATCGATTGGCGTCGGCCAGTACCAGCATGACGTGAACCAGAGCGATCTGGCGCGCAGCCTGGACACGGTGGTCGAAGACTGCGTGAACAGCGTGGGCGTGGACCTGAACACGGCCAGCGTGCCGCTGCTGGCGCGCGTCTCTGGCCTGAGCCAGACCGTGGCGAAGTCCGTGGTGCGCTGGCGCGATGCCAATGGCGCGTTCGCCAGCCGTGCCGACTTGCTGAAAGTGACAGGGCTGGGCGCCAAGACTTTTGAGCAGAGCGCCGGGTTTTTGCGCCTGCGTACCCAGGGTCCAGGCAGCAACCCGCTCGACATGACAGGCGTGCACCCTGAAACCTACCCCGTGGTTGAAAAAATCATGGCGCACACCGGCAAGCCGGTGGCTGAGCTCATGGGCCGCGCCGAAATGCTCAAGACGCTCAAACCCGAGCTGTTTGCCAACGAAAAATTTGGCGTGATTACCGTCAGGGACATCATTGCCGAGCTGGAAAAACCGGGCCGCGACCCACGCCCCGACTTCAAGGTTGCGCGCTTCAATGAGGGCGTGGAAGACATCAGGGATTTAAAGGAGGGCATGACGCTGGAGGGCACGGTCAGCAATGTGGCTGCGTTTGGCGCCTTTGTGGACATTGGCGTGCACCAAGACGGCCTGGTCCATGTGAGCCAGCTGGCCAACAAGTTTGTAAACGATGCGCGTGAGGTGGTGAAAACCGGCGACATCGTCAAGGTGCGCGTGACCGAGGTGGACGTGGCGCGCAAGCGCATTGGCCTGACCATGAAGCTGGGCGACGCACCCCCAAGGCGTGATGGTCCACGGGATAACCGTTTTGAGAGCGCACGGCCAGGGTCGCAGAGCCGTGGAGGCGGCAGCTACGGCGCGCGACCTAATGCACCTCAGCCCTCGGCGGCAACCGCGATGGAGTCTGCGTTCAGCAAGCTGGCGGCGCTCAAGAAGTAG
- a CDS encoding M20 aminoacylase family protein, producing MKLIDPIVEFHSELQAIRRNIHAHPELCYEEQRTADIVAQKLTDWGIPVLRGMGVTGVVGVIKRGTGTAAIGLRADMDALPMQEFNTFPHASRHDGKMHACGHDGHTAMLLGAAHHLAKYGNFDGTVYLIFQPAEEGGAGAKRMMDDGLFERCPMQAVYGMHNWPGAPVGTFGVTPGPMMASSNEFEVIVRGKGAHAAQPHKGTDPIMVAVQIAQSWQTIVSRNKNPIDAGVLSITQIHAGSATNVIPDDATLIGTVRTFTIEVLDLLEQRMREVATHTAAAFGAGVEFNFKRNYPPLINHPQQTAFAVGVLQQIVGIDQVNAQVEPTMGSEDFAFMLQAKPGCYVFIGNGEGDHRDMGHGLGPCNLHNPSYDFNDDLLPIGATYWVRLAEAALPAA from the coding sequence ATGAAATTGATTGATCCCATCGTTGAATTCCATTCCGAACTGCAGGCCATACGACGCAATATCCATGCCCACCCGGAACTTTGCTATGAAGAGCAGCGCACCGCCGATATCGTCGCCCAAAAACTCACCGACTGGGGCATTCCTGTCCTGCGCGGCATGGGCGTAACCGGTGTTGTCGGCGTCATCAAGCGCGGCACCGGCACGGCGGCCATCGGCTTGCGCGCCGACATGGATGCGCTGCCCATGCAGGAATTCAATACCTTTCCCCATGCCTCCAGGCACGACGGCAAAATGCACGCCTGCGGCCATGACGGCCATACCGCGATGCTGCTGGGCGCGGCGCATCACCTGGCAAAGTACGGCAACTTCGACGGCACGGTTTACCTGATTTTTCAGCCCGCCGAAGAAGGCGGTGCCGGTGCCAAACGGATGATGGACGACGGCCTCTTCGAGCGCTGCCCGATGCAGGCGGTCTACGGCATGCACAACTGGCCGGGCGCGCCGGTCGGCACCTTTGGCGTGACGCCGGGGCCGATGATGGCATCGTCCAATGAATTTGAAGTCATCGTTCGCGGCAAGGGGGCGCACGCCGCGCAACCTCACAAAGGGACGGACCCCATCATGGTGGCGGTGCAGATTGCACAGAGCTGGCAAACCATCGTCTCGCGCAACAAGAACCCGATCGATGCGGGTGTGCTTTCCATCACGCAGATCCATGCGGGCAGCGCGACCAATGTCATTCCCGATGATGCAACGCTGATTGGAACGGTGCGCACCTTCACCATCGAGGTGCTTGATCTGCTGGAGCAACGCATGCGCGAGGTTGCCACCCACACGGCCGCCGCCTTTGGCGCCGGGGTTGAATTCAACTTCAAGCGCAATTACCCGCCGCTGATCAACCACCCCCAGCAAACCGCTTTTGCCGTTGGCGTGCTGCAACAGATTGTCGGCATCGACCAGGTCAATGCGCAGGTCGAACCAACCATGGGCTCAGAAGATTTTGCCTTCATGCTGCAGGCCAAACCGGGCTGCTATGTATTCATTGGCAATGGCGAGGGCGATCACCGCGACATGGGGCACGGCCTGGGCCCGTGCAATCTGCATAACCCGAGTTACGACTTCAATGACGACCTGCTGCCAATTGGGGCGACTTACTGGGTTCGCCTGGCTGAGGCCGCGCTGCCGGCGGCTTGA
- a CDS encoding phosphatase PAP2 family protein produces the protein MAWTLTWIVLFIDAVWLLLGGWSISGRGVAAIALAAAAFLAPLAISRYRRDLRIHTTVRVAALLIVFQAAGATLSYLVISTNAALIDAPLAAWDRALGFDWLALQSWLQSHPTAQATLRFAYQSGLIQLVFVILFLGFTARAERLDQFMRLFIVATLLTIILSGPFPAAGAWKYYALPGPFNLSSLSHFELLRDGHLRDIPLGNMQGLISIPSLHSAMAVLLVHSMRGTRLLPAFVVLNAAMLASTPIDGSHYFVDVLAGVVLAIGLIELDRRRGARPAMAVKALPASGLGTLRR, from the coding sequence ATGGCGTGGACGCTTACCTGGATCGTGCTTTTCATCGACGCCGTCTGGTTGCTGCTTGGGGGGTGGTCGATATCCGGGCGCGGCGTTGCCGCGATCGCGTTGGCGGCGGCAGCTTTCCTTGCACCTCTGGCGATCAGCCGATATCGCCGCGACCTCCGTATCCACACCACAGTGCGGGTTGCTGCATTGTTGATCGTCTTCCAGGCTGCTGGTGCGACGTTAAGCTACTTGGTCATCAGCACGAACGCCGCGCTGATTGATGCGCCGCTGGCGGCGTGGGATCGTGCGCTGGGCTTCGACTGGCTGGCGCTGCAATCCTGGCTCCAGAGCCACCCGACTGCACAAGCGACGCTTCGCTTTGCCTATCAGAGTGGACTGATTCAACTGGTATTTGTGATTCTGTTCCTCGGTTTCACTGCACGGGCTGAACGGCTCGATCAGTTCATGCGTTTGTTCATCGTCGCGACGCTGCTGACCATTATCTTGTCGGGCCCGTTTCCCGCGGCCGGGGCCTGGAAATATTATGCTCTGCCAGGTCCTTTCAACCTGTCGTCCTTGTCCCACTTCGAACTATTGCGCGATGGCCACTTGCGCGACATTCCGCTGGGCAACATGCAAGGCCTGATCTCGATCCCATCGCTGCACTCAGCGATGGCAGTGCTGCTAGTCCATTCCATGCGTGGAACTCGCCTCTTGCCGGCATTTGTCGTCCTCAACGCCGCAATGCTGGCATCGACGCCGATCGACGGAAGCCACTATTTCGTCGACGTGCTGGCTGGTGTCGTGCTGGCCATCGGACTGATCGAGCTTGACCGTCGGCGCGGCGCGCGCCCCGCGATGGCCGTGAAGGCCCTGCCGGCGAGCGGGTTGGGAACCCTGCGCCGATGA
- a CDS encoding spermidine synthase → MNRPAVALSGDPPHREAAPGQQVRVLCVLFFFSGFPALIYQLVWQRALFRILGVNIESVTIVVTAFMLGLGLGGLAGGWLSKRQGLPLLLLLAAIETLTGAFGLFSLSIFERVGDLVLGAPLPLTALVTLSLVVVPTLLMGATLPLLVGHLVRRSGNVGSAVGQLYYVNTLGAGAACLVCAVLLFPLLGMQSSVLIAVAFNAAVALGAVSAHEVDRRRVRRAVAQPEPSPATLAPRTSLPFGVVLAMAGAGGLVSLSYEIFFFRAMSYASGSSSFAFATTLGAFLIGLASGARLGGEACAGPGGEVLMRRMLRGLLIASLVGFAFLPVLTHLAWLNGGILGVGLLLVYLLARQWGLVLPCLAHLGVAADAQAGMRTGLLYLANILGAASGSVLTGFVLMDHLSLVEVGQLLVVAGLGCALILGLAIPTSRRANLGRAGSIALAGGLAVLTLPWASDKVLEALQWKGGPEAKVAFAQVVENRSGIVTVDRSGTVYGNGAYDGHFNVDLIRDVNGIVRPYALSLFHAAPREVLMIGLASGSWAQVLANNPEVTLLTIVEINPGYVGLIAGNTSVASVLTHPKVRLVTDDGRRWLRMNAHRRFDAIVINTTFHFRANATNLLSADFHAILKEHLNPRGVVFYNTTNSSRVQRTGCMSFNHGARFTNHLLLSSTPIDWDFIRWRRTLEAYRIDGRPMLDLSRPEHAQGLERLMALEGQTQPDAVHARSVPDAPGDWIEPCAQVLARTAGQTLVTDDNMGTEWRYFWDKQ, encoded by the coding sequence ATGAACCGTCCCGCAGTCGCGTTGTCCGGCGATCCGCCGCACCGTGAAGCAGCGCCGGGCCAGCAAGTTCGCGTACTGTGCGTGCTCTTTTTTTTCTCGGGTTTCCCGGCGCTGATCTACCAGTTGGTCTGGCAGCGCGCCTTGTTCCGCATCCTCGGCGTCAACATTGAATCGGTGACGATTGTAGTGACCGCATTCATGCTCGGCCTGGGCCTCGGCGGGCTGGCGGGCGGCTGGCTGTCGAAGCGCCAGGGCCTTCCGCTCCTGCTGCTGCTTGCTGCCATCGAGACGCTCACTGGCGCGTTCGGGCTGTTCTCACTGTCCATTTTCGAGCGTGTCGGCGACCTGGTCCTTGGTGCACCATTGCCGCTGACGGCGCTGGTAACGTTGTCCCTGGTGGTGGTGCCGACGCTGCTGATGGGCGCGACGCTGCCGCTGCTGGTGGGTCACCTGGTGCGGCGCTCCGGCAACGTCGGAAGTGCGGTTGGGCAACTCTACTATGTCAACACCCTGGGCGCAGGTGCTGCCTGCCTGGTGTGTGCGGTGCTGCTGTTCCCGTTGCTTGGCATGCAAAGCTCGGTACTGATTGCCGTGGCCTTCAACGCAGCGGTTGCGTTGGGGGCTGTCTCGGCGCATGAGGTTGATCGTCGCCGTGTACGTCGCGCGGTCGCGCAACCCGAGCCGTCGCCAGCAACTCTAGCACCTCGCACCAGCCTGCCGTTCGGGGTTGTGCTGGCGATGGCGGGCGCTGGGGGCCTTGTTTCGCTGTCGTACGAGATTTTCTTTTTTCGCGCTATGTCCTACGCCAGCGGAAGCAGTTCGTTCGCGTTCGCGACGACGCTGGGGGCCTTTCTGATCGGTCTGGCTTCCGGTGCCCGGCTGGGTGGCGAAGCCTGCGCGGGGCCGGGCGGCGAGGTGTTGATGCGCCGAATGCTGCGCGGCTTGCTCATCGCCAGCCTGGTGGGGTTCGCGTTCCTGCCCGTACTCACGCACCTGGCGTGGCTGAATGGCGGGATTCTCGGCGTGGGCCTGCTGCTCGTGTACCTGCTGGCGCGCCAATGGGGTCTGGTGTTGCCATGCCTGGCGCACCTCGGCGTTGCCGCCGACGCGCAGGCCGGCATGCGAACCGGGCTGCTGTACCTTGCAAACATCCTTGGTGCCGCGTCGGGTTCGGTGCTGACGGGCTTTGTGCTGATGGACCACCTGAGCTTGGTGGAAGTCGGTCAGTTGCTCGTCGTTGCGGGGCTGGGGTGCGCGCTTATCCTGGGCCTGGCGATCCCGACGTCGCGCCGCGCCAACCTCGGACGTGCGGGCTCTATTGCGCTGGCCGGTGGGCTGGCCGTGCTGACCCTGCCTTGGGCCAGCGACAAAGTGCTGGAGGCGCTTCAATGGAAAGGCGGACCCGAGGCCAAGGTCGCCTTCGCACAAGTCGTGGAAAACCGCAGCGGTATCGTCACGGTCGATCGCTCGGGCACTGTCTATGGCAATGGGGCGTACGACGGTCACTTCAACGTCGATTTGATCCGGGATGTGAACGGCATCGTGCGCCCGTATGCGCTCAGCCTGTTCCATGCGGCGCCGCGCGAGGTGCTGATGATCGGGCTCGCGTCCGGCTCATGGGCTCAGGTTCTGGCCAACAACCCCGAGGTGACTTTGCTCACGATCGTCGAGATCAATCCAGGCTATGTGGGCCTCATAGCCGGCAACACCAGCGTCGCTTCGGTGCTGACCCATCCCAAGGTACGGCTGGTAACGGATGACGGCCGCCGCTGGTTGAGGATGAATGCACATCGGCGCTTCGACGCGATCGTTATAAACACCACATTTCACTTCCGCGCCAACGCGACGAACTTGCTGTCGGCCGACTTCCACGCGATCCTGAAGGAGCATCTGAACCCGAGGGGCGTCGTGTTCTACAACACCACCAACTCCAGCCGGGTTCAGCGCACAGGCTGTATGAGTTTCAATCACGGAGCGCGGTTTACCAACCACCTGCTGCTGTCGTCTACACCTATAGACTGGGACTTCATACGGTGGCGGCGCACGCTTGAAGCCTACCGCATCGATGGCCGGCCCATGCTCGACCTCTCACGCCCCGAGCACGCCCAGGGCCTGGAGCGGCTGATGGCGCTCGAAGGCCAAACGCAGCCAGATGCGGTGCACGCCCGGAGCGTGCCGGACGCCCCGGGCGACTGGATTGAGCCCTGCGCGCAGGTGTTGGCACGCACCGCCGGCCAGACCCTCGTGACGGACGACAACATGGGCACCGAGTGGCGTTATTTTTGGGATAAGCAATGA
- a CDS encoding DUF1223 domain-containing protein, producing MATTTLLMVASSTFSAQHQCAASSGATITPVIELYTSEGCSSCPPADKWASSLKGKDVVVQAFHVGYWDYLGWVDRFAAPAYTHRQRELAARNNLRSIYTPQVVFNGRDWPNWSNWSAGLVNQPSARAPARASITVQQLGTDQFEASVTPVTNLPGQQAATSWSAYWTITEHGHNSRVQAGENAGEFLKHDFVVRQYTQAGDYKTGSAAAPQKLTFRSIAPTPGHARQVNLVVFNTKTGGTMQAVSLQCAG from the coding sequence ATGGCTACCACAACCCTGTTGATGGTGGCTTCCAGTACTTTTTCAGCACAGCACCAATGCGCAGCAAGCTCCGGCGCCACTATCACGCCGGTGATTGAGCTCTATACGTCCGAAGGCTGCAGCTCCTGTCCACCGGCGGACAAATGGGCATCAAGCCTCAAAGGCAAAGACGTGGTGGTCCAGGCCTTTCACGTCGGCTACTGGGACTACCTGGGCTGGGTCGACCGCTTTGCCGCGCCGGCTTACACCCACCGGCAGCGCGAGCTTGCGGCCCGCAACAATCTGCGCAGCATCTACACACCCCAAGTCGTGTTCAATGGCCGCGACTGGCCCAATTGGTCCAATTGGTCCGCCGGGCTTGTGAATCAACCCAGCGCCAGGGCTCCGGCACGTGCCAGCATCACCGTGCAACAGCTGGGTACAGACCAGTTTGAAGCCAGCGTGACACCCGTTACAAACCTCCCCGGGCAGCAAGCGGCCACCAGTTGGTCTGCCTACTGGACCATTACCGAGCATGGCCATAACTCCAGGGTGCAAGCCGGTGAAAACGCCGGTGAATTCCTCAAGCATGATTTTGTGGTGCGCCAGTACACGCAGGCCGGCGACTACAAAACCGGCAGTGCGGCGGCGCCCCAAAAGCTCACCTTTCGCAGCATTGCGCCTACCCCAGGCCATGCACGCCAGGTGAACCTGGTGGTGTTCAACACGAAAACCGGAGGCACGATGCAGGCCGTCAGCCTGCAGTGTGCGGGCTGA